The following are encoded in a window of Sinorhizobium sojae CCBAU 05684 genomic DNA:
- the ade gene encoding adenine deaminase: MSETLERLIDQGVGRNPADIVLKGGQFFDLVTGELIASDIALSGDRIVGTCGDYHGLEEIDISGRIVVPGFIDTHLHIESSLVTPHEFDRCVLPLGITTSICDPHEIANVLGTEGIQFFLDSALETIMDIRVQLSSCVPATHLETSGADLPVERLLPFRQHPKVIGLAEFMNFPGVIHKDPVCLAKLDAFQGGHIDGHAPLLRGNELNGYLATGIRTDHECTSAEEALEKVRKGMHILVREGSVSKDLHALMPIITERLSPYLALCTDDRNPLDIAEQGHLDHMIRTAIAAGVEPLAIYRAASISAARAFGLRDRGLVAPGWRADLVVVDSLENCRAEIVFASGRRVTEQLFARRRPVEPVGLDSVKAGEVKAADFAMPYIEGETSVIGVLPGKIITEHRRYRLPAEGNQTGVDLGRDIIKVAVIERHGLNGNHANGFVQGFGLKKGAIASTVGHDSHNICVVGVNDEDMALAANRLGEIKGGFVVVEDGKVTGEISLPVAGLMSLEPYERVRDILHHLRQAAFALGATLEEPFLQLAFLPLPVIPHLKISDRGLVDVDKFALIG, encoded by the coding sequence ATGTCCGAGACGCTGGAACGGTTGATCGATCAGGGCGTCGGCCGCAATCCGGCGGACATTGTGCTCAAGGGCGGACAGTTTTTCGACCTCGTCACCGGCGAACTGATCGCCTCGGACATCGCCCTCTCAGGCGACCGCATTGTCGGCACCTGCGGCGATTATCACGGCTTGGAGGAGATCGACATCTCCGGCCGCATCGTCGTTCCCGGCTTCATCGACACGCACCTGCACATCGAATCATCGCTCGTGACACCGCATGAATTCGACCGCTGCGTCCTGCCGCTCGGCATCACCACGTCGATCTGCGATCCGCATGAAATCGCCAACGTGCTCGGCACCGAAGGCATCCAGTTCTTCCTGGATTCGGCGCTGGAAACCATCATGGACATCCGCGTCCAGCTTTCCTCCTGCGTGCCGGCCACCCACCTCGAAACCTCCGGCGCCGACCTGCCGGTCGAGCGGCTCCTGCCTTTCCGCCAGCATCCGAAGGTGATCGGCCTCGCGGAGTTCATGAATTTCCCCGGCGTGATCCACAAGGATCCGGTCTGCCTCGCCAAGCTCGACGCCTTCCAGGGTGGCCACATCGACGGGCATGCGCCGCTCCTCCGCGGCAATGAACTGAATGGTTACCTCGCAACCGGCATCCGCACCGATCACGAATGCACGAGCGCGGAAGAGGCGCTGGAAAAGGTTCGCAAGGGCATGCACATCCTCGTGCGCGAGGGCTCCGTCTCCAAGGACCTGCACGCCTTGATGCCGATCATCACCGAACGTCTGTCGCCCTATCTGGCGCTTTGCACGGATGATCGCAACCCGCTCGACATCGCCGAACAGGGCCATCTCGACCATATGATCCGCACGGCGATCGCCGCAGGCGTCGAACCTCTGGCCATCTATCGCGCCGCCTCGATATCGGCCGCGCGCGCCTTTGGGCTCAGGGACCGCGGCCTTGTCGCACCCGGTTGGCGCGCCGACCTCGTCGTCGTCGACAGCCTTGAGAATTGCCGTGCCGAGATCGTCTTTGCCAGTGGCCGCCGGGTCACCGAACAGCTCTTCGCGCGACGCAGACCGGTCGAGCCGGTCGGGCTCGACAGCGTCAAGGCGGGCGAGGTCAAGGCAGCCGACTTCGCGATGCCTTACATCGAAGGCGAGACCTCAGTGATCGGCGTGCTGCCCGGCAAGATCATCACCGAACACCGCCGCTACCGTCTGCCCGCCGAGGGCAACCAAACTGGTGTCGACCTCGGCCGCGACATCATCAAGGTCGCCGTCATCGAGCGCCACGGCCTCAACGGCAATCACGCCAATGGCTTCGTCCAGGGCTTCGGACTGAAAAAAGGCGCGATCGCCTCCACCGTCGGCCATGACAGCCACAATATCTGCGTCGTCGGTGTCAATGACGAGGACATGGCGCTCGCCGCCAACCGCCTCGGCGAGATCAAAGGCGGCTTCGTCGTTGTCGAGGATGGGAAAGTCACCGGCGAGATCTCTCTCCCGGTTGCCGGCCTGATGAGTCTCGAACCCTATGAGCGGGTGCGCGACATCCTCCATCACCTGCGCCAGGCCGCCTTCGCGCTGGGGGCGACGCTCGAAGAACCGTTCCTGCAGCTCGCTTTCCTGCCGCTTCCCGTGATCCCGCATCTGAAGATCTCCGACCGGGGGCTGGTGGACGTCGACAAGTTTGCGCTGATCGGGTGA
- a CDS encoding ATP-binding protein, translating to MNHAGEVLILTGSPGSGKTTTAQALAIGPGSSKVHLHCDDFWRFIKNGAIPPYLPEAHEQNIVVLDALTKVAATYADGGYFVIVDGIVGPWFLEPFRKITAPLHYVVLRPPLDVAIRRCQERGGDTLTDPGPIAALHQQLSSLGPLERHVLSTDGHTREDTLIAVLEAVNSGRFRLLT from the coding sequence ATGAATCATGCGGGTGAAGTTCTCATACTCACCGGTTCGCCCGGGTCTGGAAAAACCACGACAGCGCAGGCGCTTGCCATAGGACCTGGGTCATCGAAGGTTCATCTTCACTGCGACGACTTCTGGCGTTTCATCAAGAACGGAGCGATCCCGCCCTATCTGCCTGAAGCTCATGAGCAAAACATCGTTGTCCTCGACGCTTTGACGAAGGTGGCCGCAACCTATGCCGACGGTGGTTATTTTGTCATTGTAGACGGCATTGTCGGACCATGGTTCCTGGAACCATTCAGAAAAATCACGGCGCCGCTCCATTACGTCGTTCTACGTCCACCGCTCGATGTCGCCATCCGGCGCTGCCAGGAGCGTGGTGGAGACACGTTGACCGACCCCGGTCCCATTGCGGCGCTCCATCAACAGCTTTCATCGCTGGGCCCGCTTGAGCGGCATGTCTTGTCAACCGATGGGCACACTCGGGAAGACACTCTGATCGCGGTGCTCGAGGCCGTGAACAGCGGACGGTTCCGCTTGCTGACATGA
- a CDS encoding tetratricopeptide repeat protein: MANQDDSFIREVNEELRSDQMKAIWTRFGGIIIAVAALIILGTIGKVGYDYWQDSSSSESGDAFLVALDLAKENKSDEALAALTRLEQEGYGSYPVLARLRAATLEAEKGETDAAIAAFTEIGKDSRIPAALRDAARLRAAYLLIDAGTYEQVSAEVEQLAVPQNAMRHSAREALGLAAYKAGDYAKAKSWFQQIAEDTESPRGVANRAQMLLDVIGASGKA; this comes from the coding sequence ATGGCGAACCAAGACGACAGCTTTATCCGCGAGGTCAATGAAGAACTCCGTTCGGACCAGATGAAGGCGATCTGGACGCGGTTCGGAGGGATCATCATCGCGGTCGCCGCCTTGATCATCCTCGGCACCATCGGCAAGGTCGGCTACGACTATTGGCAGGATAGCTCTTCGTCGGAATCCGGCGACGCCTTCCTGGTCGCCCTCGACCTTGCCAAGGAAAACAAGTCCGATGAAGCGCTGGCCGCGCTGACGAGGCTTGAGCAGGAAGGCTATGGCTCGTATCCGGTGCTTGCCCGTCTGCGCGCGGCGACGCTTGAGGCCGAGAAGGGGGAAACCGACGCGGCGATCGCCGCGTTTACCGAAATCGGCAAGGACAGCCGGATTCCGGCGGCGCTGCGCGATGCAGCGCGGCTGCGCGCGGCCTATCTGCTGATCGACGCGGGAACCTATGAACAGGTCTCGGCCGAGGTCGAACAACTGGCGGTGCCGCAGAACGCCATGCGCCATTCCGCGCGCGAGGCGCTCGGACTTGCCGCTTACAAGGCGGGCGACTACGCCAAGGCGAAGAGCTGGTTCCAGCAGATCGCCGAGGATACGGAGAGCCCGCGCGGCGTCGCGAACCGGGCGCAGATGCTGCTCGACGTGATCGGGGCCAGCGGCAAGGCTTGA
- the der gene encoding ribosome biogenesis GTPase Der, with protein sequence MSFTVAIVGRPNVGKSTLFNRLVGKKLALVDDTPGVTRDRRPGDAKLVDLRFRIIDTAGLEQSDPDSLQGRMWAQTEAAIDEADLSLFIIDAKAGLTPADETLAEMLRRRGKPVIVVANKAEARGSEGGFYDAFTLGLGEPCPISAEHGQGMLDLRDAIVAALGEERAFPPAEDVAVTDVDVRPAEVGEGAEGEEAESAYDETKPLRVAIVGRPNAGKSTLINRFLGEDRLLTGPEAGITRDSISVEWQWRGRTIKMFDTAGMRRKAKVQEKLEKLSVADALRAIRFAETVVIVFDATIPFEKQDLQIVDLVLREGRAAVLAFNKWDLVEDWQAVLADLREKTERLLPQARGIRAVPISGHTGYGLERLMQAIIETDKVWNRRISTARLNRWLETQQVQHPPPAVSGRRLKLKYMTQVKARPPGFMISCTRPEAVPESYVRYLVNGLRKDFDMPGVPIRVHFRASDNPYESKARKRR encoded by the coding sequence ATGAGTTTCACCGTCGCCATCGTCGGGCGCCCCAATGTCGGCAAGTCCACCCTATTCAACCGGCTGGTTGGCAAGAAGCTGGCGCTTGTCGACGACACGCCGGGGGTCACGCGCGACCGCCGTCCGGGCGACGCCAAGCTCGTCGACCTGAGGTTCCGCATCATCGATACGGCCGGCCTCGAGCAATCCGACCCCGATAGCCTGCAGGGGCGCATGTGGGCGCAGACCGAGGCAGCGATCGACGAGGCCGACCTGTCGCTCTTCATCATCGACGCCAAAGCCGGCCTGACGCCGGCCGACGAGACGCTTGCCGAAATGCTGCGCCGGCGCGGCAAACCGGTCATCGTCGTGGCCAACAAGGCCGAGGCCCGCGGATCCGAGGGCGGCTTCTACGATGCCTTCACGCTCGGCCTTGGCGAACCTTGTCCGATCTCGGCAGAGCACGGCCAGGGCATGCTGGACCTGCGCGACGCGATTGTCGCAGCGCTCGGCGAGGAGAGAGCCTTTCCACCGGCCGAAGACGTCGCCGTGACCGATGTCGATGTCCGGCCGGCCGAGGTGGGCGAGGGGGCGGAGGGCGAAGAGGCCGAGTCCGCCTATGACGAAACCAAGCCCCTGCGCGTCGCGATCGTCGGCCGCCCGAATGCGGGCAAGTCGACGCTGATCAACCGCTTTCTCGGCGAAGACCGGCTCCTGACCGGCCCGGAGGCGGGGATTACCCGAGATTCGATTTCGGTCGAGTGGCAATGGCGGGGCCGCACGATCAAGATGTTCGACACGGCAGGCATGCGCCGCAAGGCGAAGGTTCAGGAGAAACTCGAAAAGCTCTCCGTAGCCGATGCGCTACGCGCGATCCGCTTTGCCGAAACGGTCGTCATCGTCTTCGATGCGACCATTCCCTTCGAGAAGCAGGACCTGCAGATCGTCGACCTGGTGCTGCGCGAGGGACGTGCGGCGGTACTCGCCTTCAACAAATGGGATCTGGTCGAGGACTGGCAGGCGGTGCTCGCGGACCTGCGCGAAAAGACGGAGCGGCTGCTGCCGCAAGCTCGCGGCATCCGCGCGGTGCCGATATCCGGGCATACCGGTTACGGCCTCGAGCGGCTGATGCAGGCGATCATCGAGACGGACAAGGTCTGGAACCGCCGTATTTCGACGGCGCGCCTCAACCGCTGGCTGGAAACGCAACAGGTGCAGCACCCGCCGCCGGCTGTCTCCGGCCGTCGGCTCAAGCTCAAATACATGACCCAGGTGAAGGCCCGCCCGCCGGGCTTCATGATCTCCTGCACCCGTCCGGAGGCGGTTCCGGAATCCTATGTCCGCTATCTCGTCAACGGCCTGCGCAAGGATTTCGACATGCCAGGCGTGCCGATCCGCGTCCATTTCCGCGCGTCGGACAATCCCTATGAGTCGAAGGCGCGCAAGAGGCGGTGA
- a CDS encoding HugZ family pyridoxamine 5'-phosphate oxidase, with the protein MSDKPNVLRETDDEARKLARVLLRSARSGALAVIEPQSGGFPFVSRVLLGTDVDGAPVVLVSRLSTHTQALLADDRASLLTGEAGKGDPLAHPRLTVQCAAEEIRRGSDDHERIRERFLRRHPKAGLYIDFPDFGFFRLAPQRASLNGGFGRAYALTADDLAIDSPAIAALAEMEASAIDHMNADHGEAVKHYAKVHCRASDGDWKLVGIDAAGLDLADGEALKRLEFETPIQNAAELQPVLKKLYR; encoded by the coding sequence ATGAGCGACAAACCCAATGTCCTGCGTGAGACCGATGACGAGGCGCGCAAGCTCGCCCGTGTCCTGCTCCGGTCGGCGAGGAGCGGAGCGCTCGCGGTGATCGAGCCCCAGAGCGGCGGCTTTCCTTTCGTCAGCCGCGTGCTGCTCGGCACCGACGTCGACGGCGCGCCGGTGGTTCTGGTCTCGCGTCTGTCGACCCATACCCAGGCGCTGCTCGCTGACGACCGCGCATCTCTCTTGACGGGCGAAGCCGGCAAGGGTGATCCGCTCGCCCATCCGCGCCTGACCGTGCAATGCGCAGCCGAAGAGATCCGGCGCGGTTCGGACGACCACGAACGCATCCGCGAACGCTTCCTGAGGCGCCACCCGAAAGCCGGCCTCTATATCGACTTTCCGGATTTCGGCTTTTTCCGCCTGGCGCCGCAGCGCGCGAGCCTTAATGGCGGCTTTGGCCGCGCCTATGCGCTGACAGCTGACGATCTCGCCATCGATTCGCCGGCGATCGCCGCGCTTGCGGAGATGGAGGCGAGCGCCATCGACCACATGAATGCCGACCATGGCGAAGCGGTGAAACACTACGCGAAGGTTCACTGCCGGGCATCCGATGGCGACTGGAAGCTCGTTGGAATCGATGCCGCGGGCCTCGATCTCGCCGATGGCGAGGCGCTGAAACGCCTCGAATTCGAGACGCCCATCCAAAATGCGGCCGAGTTGCAACCTGTCCTGAAAAAACTTTACCGTTAA
- a CDS encoding sugar kinase, translating into MAGTMLSIGECMVELMQAEGDMLRKGYAGDSFNTAYYARLFAPTDWAVDYFTAVGTDAVSDEMLAFMESTGIDTSHIARIESRMPGLYMIHLREGERSFSYWRSTSAAKLLAEDPNRLRTAIEAADIAFFSGITLAILSPGAGETLLSELRRAKASGRRVVFDPNIRPRLWDDATRMLTTLEAGARAATMVLPSFDDETMHFGDASVGATIDRYRALGVEEIAVKDGGKGVTLQFEGERLHVPAVPVSRIVDTTSAGDSFNGSFLARLAAGDSPADAAAFAARVAAAVIGHHGALVARQTLAAEGIA; encoded by the coding sequence ATGGCAGGCACGATGCTTTCGATCGGCGAATGCATGGTCGAACTGATGCAGGCGGAAGGCGACATGTTGCGCAAGGGTTATGCCGGCGACAGCTTCAACACCGCCTATTATGCCCGGCTCTTTGCTCCGACGGACTGGGCGGTGGACTATTTCACCGCCGTCGGCACCGATGCGGTCTCGGACGAAATGCTCGCCTTCATGGAAAGCACCGGCATCGACACGTCGCATATCGCCCGGATCGAGAGCCGCATGCCCGGCCTCTACATGATCCACCTGAGAGAGGGCGAGCGCAGCTTCTCCTATTGGCGTTCCACCTCCGCCGCCAAGCTGCTTGCCGAGGACCCGAATAGGCTCAGGACGGCTATCGAGGCCGCGGACATTGCATTCTTCTCCGGCATCACGCTGGCGATCCTCTCGCCCGGCGCGGGCGAGACGCTGCTTTCCGAACTGCGTCGCGCGAAAGCCAGCGGCAGGCGCGTCGTCTTCGATCCGAATATCCGCCCGCGCCTATGGGACGACGCGACCCGGATGCTCACCACCCTCGAGGCCGGCGCCCGGGCGGCGACGATGGTGCTGCCGAGCTTTGACGACGAGACGATGCATTTCGGCGACGCGTCCGTTGGCGCGACGATTGACCGCTACCGCGCGCTTGGCGTCGAGGAGATAGCCGTGAAGGACGGCGGCAAAGGCGTCACGCTGCAGTTTGAAGGTGAACGCCTGCATGTGCCGGCAGTACCTGTCTCGCGGATCGTCGACACCACCAGCGCCGGCGACAGTTTCAACGGTTCGTTCCTCGCCCGCCTCGCTGCCGGTGACAGTCCCGCCGATGCCGCCGCCTTCGCCGCCCGTGTCGCCGCCGCCGTCATCGGCCATCACGGGGCGCTGGTTGCACGGCAGACGCTGGCGGCCGAGGGTATCGCTTAG
- the choV gene encoding choline ABC transporter ATP-binding protein, giving the protein MTDAVVFKNVDIIFGKNPQAALEMVDQGKSRDEIGAASGHVLGVAGASLSIHEGEILVLMGLSGSGKSTLLRAVNGLAPVVRGEVEVRTAGGSLNPYRCNAKALRDFRMHTVSMVFQQFALLPWRTVADNVGFGLELAGVPDAERKKRVGEQLELVNLSKWADRKVNELSGGMQQRVGLARAFATGAPILLMDEPFSALDPLIRTRLQDELLEFQRRLKKTIIFVSHDLDEAFRIGNRIAIMEGGRIIQCGTPQAIVKNPANQYVADFVQHMNPISMLTAKDVMQSGVDRSTGAGVTATAKPTTPLVDILDAMSRQPGSIGVVDNGAVVGTIDAQDIVQGLTRHRSKE; this is encoded by the coding sequence ATGACGGACGCCGTCGTTTTCAAGAATGTCGACATCATCTTCGGCAAGAACCCGCAGGCGGCGCTCGAAATGGTCGACCAGGGGAAAAGCCGGGACGAGATCGGCGCGGCCTCCGGCCATGTGCTCGGCGTCGCCGGGGCCTCGCTGTCGATCCACGAAGGCGAGATCCTCGTGCTGATGGGTCTCTCCGGCTCCGGCAAGTCGACGCTGCTTCGCGCGGTCAACGGTCTTGCCCCCGTCGTGCGCGGCGAAGTCGAGGTCAGGACGGCGGGCGGCTCGCTCAATCCCTATCGCTGCAATGCCAAGGCGCTTCGCGACTTCCGCATGCACACCGTCTCGATGGTGTTCCAGCAGTTCGCGCTTCTGCCCTGGCGTACGGTGGCCGACAACGTCGGCTTCGGCCTCGAACTCGCCGGCGTTCCGGATGCCGAACGCAAGAAGCGCGTCGGCGAGCAGCTCGAACTCGTCAATCTCAGCAAGTGGGCGGACCGCAAGGTGAACGAGCTTTCGGGCGGCATGCAGCAGCGCGTCGGCCTCGCCCGTGCCTTTGCGACGGGCGCGCCCATCCTGCTGATGGACGAGCCGTTCTCGGCGCTCGATCCGCTGATCCGCACGCGCCTGCAGGATGAGCTGCTCGAGTTCCAGCGGCGGCTGAAGAAGACGATCATCTTCGTCAGCCACGACCTCGACGAGGCCTTCCGCATCGGCAATCGCATCGCCATCATGGAGGGCGGGCGGATCATCCAGTGCGGCACCCCGCAGGCAATCGTGAAGAATCCGGCAAACCAATATGTGGCCGACTTCGTCCAGCACATGAATCCGATCAGCATGTTGACTGCGAAGGACGTGATGCAGAGCGGCGTCGATCGCTCGACCGGCGCGGGGGTGACGGCCACCGCCAAGCCCACGACACCGCTCGTCGACATTCTCGACGCCATGTCGCGCCAGCCGGGCAGTATCGGCGTCGTCGACAACGGCGCGGTCGTTGGAACCATCGATGCGCAGGATATCGTCCAAGGACTGACCCGCCATCGCAGCAAGGAATGA
- a CDS encoding aspartate aminotransferase family protein: protein MSNRLNTAPNDLGAFWMPFTANRQFKKEPRLFVGAKDMYYTTHDGRTVLDGTAGLWCVNAGHCRPKITEAIREQAGELDYAPAFQLGHPKAFELANRLVDIAPEGLDHVLYTNSGSESVDTALKVALAYHRAKGQGSRFRLIGRERGYHGVNFGGISVGGIVANRKMFGTLLTGVDHLPHTHLPGKNAFTRGEPEHGADLASELERIVTLHDPSTIAAVIVEPVAGSTGVLIPPKGYLQKLREICTKHGILLIFDEVITGFGRLGTPFAAQYFDVKPDIITTAKGLTNGVIPMGAVFVTSEIHDAFMTGPEHLIEFFHGYTYSGNPIASAAALGTLDTYREEGLLTRAAELAPYWEEALHSLKDCPHVIDIRNIGLIGAIELEPIAGEPTKRAFSAFLKAYEKGLLIRTTGDIIALSPPLIIEKQQIDELFDKLRDVLENNI, encoded by the coding sequence ATGTCGAACCGCCTGAACACCGCGCCGAACGACCTCGGCGCCTTCTGGATGCCGTTCACCGCCAACCGGCAATTCAAGAAAGAGCCGCGCCTCTTCGTCGGCGCCAAGGACATGTACTACACGACCCATGATGGGCGGACGGTTCTGGATGGAACCGCGGGGCTCTGGTGCGTCAATGCCGGCCATTGTCGGCCGAAGATCACCGAGGCCATTCGTGAGCAGGCGGGCGAGCTCGACTATGCGCCGGCCTTCCAGCTCGGCCACCCGAAAGCCTTCGAACTCGCCAACCGCCTCGTCGATATCGCCCCCGAGGGGCTCGACCACGTTCTCTACACCAATTCCGGTTCGGAATCGGTCGACACCGCGCTCAAGGTGGCCCTCGCCTATCACCGCGCCAAGGGCCAGGGCTCGCGCTTCCGCCTCATCGGCCGCGAGCGCGGCTATCACGGCGTCAATTTCGGCGGCATTTCCGTCGGCGGCATCGTTGCCAACCGCAAGATGTTCGGCACGCTTTTGACCGGCGTCGACCATCTTCCGCACACGCACCTGCCTGGCAAGAACGCCTTCACCCGCGGAGAGCCCGAACACGGCGCCGATCTCGCGAGCGAGCTGGAGCGCATCGTCACCCTGCACGACCCATCGACGATCGCCGCCGTCATCGTCGAGCCGGTTGCCGGTTCCACCGGCGTGCTCATCCCGCCGAAGGGCTATCTTCAGAAACTGCGCGAGATCTGCACGAAACACGGCATCCTGTTGATCTTCGATGAGGTCATCACCGGCTTCGGCCGACTCGGCACGCCCTTCGCCGCACAATATTTCGACGTCAAGCCCGACATCATCACCACCGCCAAGGGGCTCACCAACGGCGTGATCCCGATGGGCGCGGTCTTCGTCACATCCGAGATCCACGATGCCTTCATGACCGGGCCGGAGCACCTGATCGAGTTCTTCCACGGCTATACCTATTCGGGCAACCCGATCGCTTCTGCCGCGGCGCTCGGCACGCTCGACACCTACAGGGAAGAAGGGTTGCTGACGCGCGCCGCCGAACTCGCCCCCTATTGGGAAGAGGCCCTGCATTCGCTCAAGGACTGCCCGCATGTCATTGATATCCGCAATATCGGACTGATCGGCGCGATCGAACTCGAGCCGATCGCCGGCGAGCCGACGAAGCGCGCTTTCTCGGCCTTCCTGAAGGCCTATGAGAAAGGCCTTCTGATCCGAACGACCGGCGACATCATCGCGCTGTCGCCACCGCTGATCATCGAAAAGCAGCAGATCGACGAATTGTTCGACAAGCTGCGCGACGTCCTGGAGAACAATATCTGA
- the bglA gene encoding beta-galactosidase BglA translates to MAIEARQGDDWWRGAVIYQVYPRSFQDTDGDGVGDLRGVTRRLSHIASLGVDAIWLSPFFTSPQADMGYDVSDYCDVDPMFGTLDDFDEMLAEAHRLGLKVIIDQVISHTSDRHPWFVESRSSRTNAKADWYVWADPKPDGAAPNNWLSVFGGPAWEWDGVRRQYYLHNFLTSQPDLNFHNLEVQEALLSTVRFWLERGVDGFRLDTVNYYFHDDQLRDNPPLVPDPDATSRDAPDVNPYGMQNHLYDKSRPENIAFLRRLRALLDEYGGRATVGEVGDGARSLKTVAAYTSGSDKLNMCYTFDLLGPAFTASHIRRCVESSQATVTDGWVCWALSNHDVMRHVSRFALPGADRERLARLAISVLATLRGSICLYQGEELGLPEAELALEELRDPYGIRFWPAFKGRDGCRTPMVWERKHPTGGFSSGIPWLPVRDEQRLLAVDSQEGVAGSVLEHYRRTLAFRRAHGALIDGEMSILASNRDVLAFVREKDGERLLFVFNLTTEPQEVHLSSATTVAEALPMPGFAPEISDNVIMLDGLDAFCGRLR, encoded by the coding sequence ATGGCGATCGAGGCGAGGCAGGGCGACGACTGGTGGCGCGGCGCGGTGATCTACCAGGTCTATCCGCGTTCCTTTCAGGACACGGACGGCGACGGCGTCGGCGATCTGCGCGGCGTTACCCGGCGGCTTTCCCACATCGCCTCGCTCGGCGTCGACGCAATATGGCTCTCGCCCTTTTTCACGTCGCCGCAGGCGGATATGGGCTATGACGTCTCGGACTATTGCGACGTCGATCCGATGTTCGGCACGCTCGACGACTTCGATGAAATGCTGGCGGAGGCGCATCGGCTCGGGCTGAAGGTCATCATCGACCAGGTGATCTCCCACACTTCGGACCGGCATCCGTGGTTCGTCGAAAGCCGCTCGAGCAGGACCAATGCCAAAGCGGATTGGTATGTCTGGGCTGACCCGAAGCCGGATGGTGCGGCGCCGAATAACTGGCTTTCGGTCTTTGGCGGCCCGGCCTGGGAATGGGACGGTGTGCGCAGGCAATATTACCTGCACAATTTCCTGACGTCGCAGCCGGATCTCAATTTCCACAATCTCGAGGTACAGGAGGCGCTGCTTTCGACAGTTCGTTTCTGGCTCGAACGCGGTGTCGACGGGTTCCGGCTCGACACGGTGAACTACTACTTCCACGACGATCAGTTGCGGGACAACCCGCCGCTCGTGCCGGATCCCGATGCGACGAGCAGGGATGCTCCGGACGTCAATCCCTACGGCATGCAGAACCATCTCTACGACAAGAGCCGTCCGGAAAACATCGCCTTCCTGCGTCGCCTGCGGGCGCTGCTCGACGAGTATGGCGGCCGTGCGACCGTGGGCGAGGTGGGCGATGGCGCCCGGTCATTGAAGACGGTTGCCGCCTATACGAGCGGCAGCGACAAGCTGAATATGTGCTACACGTTCGACCTCCTCGGGCCGGCTTTCACGGCGAGCCACATTCGCCGCTGTGTGGAGAGTTCCCAGGCGACGGTCACCGATGGCTGGGTGTGCTGGGCCCTCTCCAATCATGACGTGATGCGGCATGTCAGCCGTTTTGCGCTTCCGGGTGCCGATCGCGAGCGACTGGCCAGGCTCGCCATCTCAGTGCTTGCAACCCTGCGCGGCTCGATCTGCCTCTATCAGGGTGAGGAACTGGGCCTGCCGGAGGCGGAACTGGCGCTCGAGGAACTGCGAGATCCCTACGGCATCCGCTTCTGGCCGGCTTTCAAAGGCCGCGACGGGTGCCGCACGCCGATGGTCTGGGAAAGGAAGCATCCAACCGGCGGCTTTTCGTCCGGCATTCCCTGGCTGCCGGTAAGAGACGAACAGCGCCTGCTGGCGGTGGATTCGCAGGAGGGTGTCGCCGGATCGGTGCTCGAACACTACCGTCGAACGTTGGCCTTCCGGCGTGCGCATGGGGCGCTGATCGACGGCGAAATGTCTATCCTGGCGTCCAATCGGGACGTACTGGCTTTCGTGCGGGAGAAGGACGGCGAACGGCTGCTGTTCGTATTCAACCTGACGACGGAACCGCAAGAGGTCCATCTCTCGTCGGCCACCACCGTCGCGGAGGCGCTGCCGATGCCGGGCTTTGCCCCCGAGATTTCGGACAATGTGATTATGCTCGACGGGCTCGATGCGTTTTGCGGACGTTTGCGGTAG
- a CDS encoding ArsR/SmtB family transcription factor, which produces MQPLSPEKHEEAETAAGFLSAMANPKRLLILDSLVKEEMAVGALANKVGLSQSALSQHLSKLRAQNLVSTRRDAQTIYYSSSSDAVMKILGALDEIYGEDTHAVDEKPLIRKSA; this is translated from the coding sequence ATGCAGCCTCTCTCGCCTGAAAAACACGAGGAAGCCGAAACAGCAGCCGGTTTTCTTTCTGCCATGGCAAATCCGAAACGCCTGCTCATCCTCGACTCCCTGGTCAAGGAAGAGATGGCAGTGGGCGCATTGGCCAACAAGGTCGGACTGAGTCAGTCTGCCCTTTCTCAGCATCTTTCGAAACTGCGGGCACAGAATCTGGTCAGCACCCGCCGGGACGCGCAGACGATCTACTACTCGAGCTCTTCCGACGCTGTCATGAAGATCCTGGGCGCGCTTGACGAGATCTATGGCGAAGACACCCACGCCGTCGACGAAAAGCCGCTGATCCGCAAATCGGCGTAA